In bacterium, the following proteins share a genomic window:
- a CDS encoding alkaline phosphatase, with the protein MKRLLHLALAALLMLSLPVYAADQNDTVKIADFTQAADAAAIQNVKPVKNIIIMIGDGMGINEVGAARTALYGRGLGLTLDRLPALGQSITWSLSDDFITDSGAGGTALACGLRTLNGRIGEDRDARPLKNILELARSMGKSTGVVVTCSITHATPACFLAHVKNRSNEWEIARQICAAPADVMLGGGIEFFLPASDKRSRRDDETDLLEVLRKRGYSVLTTADELKATDFGKAKAVAGFFAPYNMRSATKRDTPLPDMVAGALQLLSRNPKGFFLMVEGSQIDGGGHGNDLQYVVDETLDFDRAVAKAVDFAEKDGNTLVVVTADHETGGLSLTETNETDGTMTAGWTGPEHTGSVVPLLAYGPNAQAFAGLHHNFHVPQLAVQGWGVKNFASFATDK; encoded by the coding sequence ATGAAAAGACTGCTGCATCTGGCTCTTGCCGCTCTGCTGATGCTTTCGCTGCCCGTGTACGCCGCAGACCAGAACGATACGGTCAAGATCGCCGACTTTACACAGGCTGCGGATGCCGCGGCCATCCAGAACGTAAAGCCGGTCAAAAACATAATCATCATGATCGGTGACGGGATGGGGATCAACGAGGTCGGCGCCGCCCGCACGGCCCTCTACGGGCGCGGCCTCGGCCTGACCCTGGACCGCCTGCCGGCCCTGGGGCAGTCGATCACCTGGTCTCTGAGCGATGATTTCATCACCGACTCCGGCGCCGGCGGCACCGCACTGGCCTGCGGCCTGCGCACCCTCAACGGACGGATCGGCGAGGACAGGGACGCCCGGCCGTTGAAAAACATCCTGGAGCTGGCCAGATCCATGGGCAAGAGCACCGGTGTGGTGGTCACCTGCTCGATAACCCACGCCACGCCGGCCTGTTTTCTGGCGCACGTGAAAAACCGCTCGAACGAGTGGGAGATCGCACGCCAGATATGCGCCGCGCCCGCGGATGTGATGCTGGGCGGAGGGATCGAGTTCTTCCTGCCCGCCTCGGACAAACGCAGCCGCCGCGATGACGAGACGGACCTGCTGGAAGTGTTGCGCAAACGCGGCTACAGCGTGTTGACCACGGCGGATGAGCTCAAGGCGACGGATTTCGGCAAGGCCAAAGCCGTGGCCGGGTTTTTCGCCCCCTACAACATGCGCTCCGCCACGAAGCGCGACACCCCCCTGCCCGATATGGTCGCCGGGGCGCTGCAACTGCTCAGCCGCAATCCCAAGGGCTTCTTCCTGATGGTCGAGGGCAGCCAGATCGACGGGGGCGGCCACGGGAACGACCTTCAGTACGTGGTGGATGAAACGCTCGATTTTGACCGGGCCGTGGCCAAGGCGGTCGATTTCGCCGAAAAGGACGGCAACACGCTGGTCGTAGTCACCGCCGACCACGAAACCGGCGGGCTGTCGCTGACCGAAACCAATGAAACGGACGGCACCATGACCGCCGGCTGGACCGGACCCGAGCACACCGGCAGCGTGGTCCCGCTGCTGGCCTACGGGCCGAACGCGCAGGCGTTCGCCGGGCTGCACCACAATTTCCACGTTCCGCAACTGGCTGTTCAGGGCTGGGGGGTGAAAAACTTCGCCTCCTTCGCTACCGACAAATGA
- a CDS encoding sugar phosphate isomerase/epimerase has protein sequence MAGINRRRFIGAAACTPALLGLSAAELSARYEDPSGEGPSVGLVTYNLAKDWDVPTIIANCTEARFSAVELRTTHAHGVEVGLSAARRAEVRKRFEDSPVRLASLGSAFEFHALDPAELKSNIEGTKEYLKLAADLGCDGVKVRPNGLHEKEGVPREKTIAQIARSLDEVGSFGADLGVEVRVEVHGPQTSSFPVYHPIMEQTTSPNVYVCWNCNETDLDDGGLEHNFSLVAGRIHFVHMRDLYIEDYPWRKLFGLLKSSGYKGYCCAEIPESADPVRLMKYYRALFLAYQDRL, from the coding sequence ATGGCCGGTATTAACCGTCGGCGTTTCATCGGGGCGGCCGCCTGCACCCCGGCCCTGCTCGGACTTTCGGCCGCCGAGCTGAGCGCGCGCTACGAGGACCCCTCGGGCGAGGGGCCCAGCGTGGGTTTGGTCACCTACAACCTGGCCAAGGACTGGGATGTCCCCACTATCATCGCCAACTGCACCGAGGCCCGGTTCTCCGCGGTGGAGCTGCGCACCACCCACGCCCACGGCGTGGAGGTGGGCCTGAGCGCCGCCCGGCGCGCCGAGGTGCGCAAGCGTTTCGAGGACTCGCCGGTGCGCCTGGCCAGCCTGGGCAGCGCTTTCGAGTTCCACGCGCTCGACCCGGCGGAGCTGAAGAGCAATATCGAGGGGACCAAGGAATACCTGAAGCTGGCCGCGGACCTGGGCTGCGACGGGGTCAAGGTGCGGCCCAACGGCCTCCACGAGAAAGAGGGCGTGCCGCGCGAGAAAACGATCGCCCAGATAGCCCGCAGCCTGGATGAGGTCGGCTCTTTCGGCGCCGACCTGGGCGTGGAGGTGCGGGTCGAGGTGCACGGACCCCAGACCAGCAGCTTCCCGGTCTACCACCCGATCATGGAACAGACCACCAGTCCGAATGTATATGTCTGTTGGAACTGCAACGAGACGGACCTGGACGACGGCGGGCTGGAGCACAATTTCTCGCTGGTGGCCGGACGGATACATTTCGTGCACATGCGCGACCTGTACATCGAGGACTACCCCTGGCGCAAGCTGTTCGGCCTGCTGAAAAGCTCCGGCTACAAGGGCTACTGCTGCGCCGAGATACCCGAAAGCGCCGACCCGGTCCGCCTGATGAAATATTACCGGGCGCTTTTCCTGGCCTACCAGGACCGTTTGTAA
- a CDS encoding 2-oxoacid:acceptor oxidoreductase subunit alpha, producing MAKELSILIGGEAGQGIQSIGQVLARSFTRSGWRVFALQDFESRIRGGHAFTRLRVTTGEAQCHAPGIDILVALNAETIGLHRGELNDGARVIYDSGRVKEAETGAAFLGLDLAGICRESSGSSAMANTVATGAAWAMLGLDTPVVEAVLESTFARRGLETVNKNIAVLRAGYALGRPYSQAAPRLDPPDGRAGRLFLSGADAVALGALAAGVSFYSAYPMTPATSVMEYLIRHGRERGVVVEQAEDEIAAINMAIGASFMGARSMTGTSGGGFALMSEALGLAGCTEIPLVVLNAQRPGPATGMPTRTEQADLLFALFASHGEFPRVVLAPDGPESAFRLTAEAFNLADRLQAPVIILTDHHLMDSYWTVEGLPVGEVSLDRGVLAGPEELASGQNYLRYRITPSGVSPRAFPGQGTALVCSTGDEHDQSGHITEEPGLRSAMVDKRWRKLEQLGDRSGLECDLQDGADTVLVGWGSTGGALREAVRMRRAGGAKTSLVLLTCLWPFPEAQFRQAVEGQGRLVSVEGNSLGQLARLVRMETGLRADHQVLRYDGRAFCARDILEKL from the coding sequence GTGGCCAAAGAGCTTTCGATCCTGATCGGCGGGGAGGCCGGACAGGGTATTCAGTCCATCGGGCAGGTGCTGGCCCGCTCGTTCACCCGCTCGGGCTGGCGCGTGTTCGCCCTGCAGGATTTCGAGTCGCGTATCCGCGGCGGGCACGCGTTCACCAGGCTGCGGGTGACAACCGGAGAGGCGCAGTGTCACGCGCCGGGGATCGATATCCTTGTCGCCCTGAACGCCGAGACTATCGGCCTGCACCGCGGGGAGCTGAACGACGGGGCGCGGGTGATCTACGACAGCGGCCGGGTGAAAGAGGCCGAAACAGGCGCGGCTTTCCTGGGTCTCGACCTGGCAGGGATCTGCCGCGAAAGCAGTGGCTCATCCGCCATGGCCAACACCGTGGCCACCGGCGCGGCCTGGGCCATGCTGGGCCTGGATACCCCGGTGGTGGAGGCGGTGCTGGAATCCACGTTCGCGCGCCGTGGCCTGGAGACGGTGAACAAGAACATCGCTGTGCTGCGCGCCGGGTACGCTCTGGGCCGTCCTTACAGCCAGGCTGCGCCGCGGCTCGATCCGCCCGACGGCCGCGCGGGCCGTCTGTTCCTCTCGGGCGCGGATGCGGTGGCCCTGGGCGCCCTGGCTGCCGGGGTTAGTTTCTACAGCGCCTACCCCATGACCCCGGCCACCTCGGTGATGGAGTATCTGATCCGCCACGGCCGGGAACGGGGCGTGGTGGTGGAGCAGGCGGAGGACGAGATCGCGGCGATCAACATGGCTATCGGCGCCTCGTTCATGGGTGCGCGCAGCATGACCGGCACCTCGGGCGGCGGGTTCGCCCTGATGAGCGAGGCGCTGGGCCTGGCCGGCTGCACCGAGATTCCGCTGGTGGTGCTGAACGCCCAGCGCCCGGGGCCGGCCACCGGGATGCCCACCCGCACCGAGCAGGCGGACCTGCTTTTCGCCCTGTTCGCCTCGCACGGCGAGTTCCCTCGGGTGGTGCTGGCCCCGGACGGCCCGGAATCGGCGTTCCGCCTGACCGCCGAGGCCTTCAACCTGGCCGACCGCTTGCAGGCCCCGGTCATAATCCTGACCGACCACCACTTGATGGATTCCTACTGGACCGTGGAGGGGCTGCCCGTGGGTGAGGTGAGCCTGGACCGCGGTGTGCTGGCCGGGCCGGAGGAACTGGCCTCGGGCCAGAACTACCTGCGCTACCGGATCACGCCGTCCGGCGTCTCGCCGCGGGCTTTCCCGGGCCAGGGCACGGCGCTGGTCTGCTCCACCGGGGATGAGCACGACCAGAGCGGGCATATCACCGAGGAGCCCGGCCTGCGCAGCGCCATGGTGGACAAGCGCTGGCGAAAGCTGGAGCAGTTGGGCGACCGGAGCGGCCTGGAGTGTGACCTTCAGGACGGCGCCGACACCGTGCTGGTGGGCTGGGGCTCGACCGGCGGAGCGCTGCGTGAGGCGGTGCGGATGCGCCGCGCCGGTGGGGCCAAAACCTCGCTGGTCCTGCTGACCTGCCTCTGGCCGTTCCCGGAGGCGCAGTTCAGGCAGGCCGTGGAGGGCCAGGGCCGCCTGGTGAGCGTGGAGGGCAACTCCCTGGGCCAGCTCGCCCGCCTGGTCCGGATGGAGACCGGCCTGCGCGCGGATCATCAGGTGCTCAGGTATGACGGTCGCGCGTTCTGTGCGCGGGACATCCTCGAAAAACTGTGA
- a CDS encoding thiamine pyrophosphate-dependent enzyme produces the protein MPTLNDYKGIETTWCPGCGNFAILTGIRQALTGLGLPPHEVTVFSGIGQAAKLPLYTRCHYLNGLHGRALPLATGARLVNGRMKMIVVGGDGDGFAEGGNHFLHAVRRNVDLAYFVHNNQVYGLTKGQASPTSDRGFVTGTTPEGVVHGRFNPAGVAIALDAAFVGRTHSGDMQHMVRMMTLALQAGGFALLEILQPCVTYNKVNTLKWYREKAYDLETADPSYDPTDREAAFRKSLEWEDRFPIGVLYRGTRPAVVPGKDEPLALQTVPQRDITPLLDEFR, from the coding sequence ATGCCGACTTTGAACGACTATAAAGGGATCGAGACCACCTGGTGCCCGGGCTGCGGCAATTTCGCGATCCTCACAGGCATCAGGCAGGCCCTGACCGGCCTGGGGCTGCCGCCGCACGAGGTGACGGTGTTCTCCGGGATCGGGCAGGCGGCCAAGCTGCCGCTGTACACGCGCTGCCACTACCTGAACGGGCTGCACGGGCGGGCGTTGCCGCTCGCCACCGGGGCGCGCCTGGTCAACGGCCGCATGAAAATGATCGTGGTGGGCGGCGACGGCGACGGGTTCGCCGAGGGCGGGAACCATTTCCTGCACGCAGTGCGGCGCAATGTCGACCTCGCCTATTTCGTGCACAACAACCAGGTTTACGGCCTTACCAAGGGCCAGGCCTCGCCCACCAGCGACCGGGGCTTTGTCACCGGCACCACGCCCGAGGGGGTGGTGCACGGACGGTTCAACCCGGCCGGCGTGGCTATCGCCCTGGATGCCGCCTTTGTCGGCCGCACCCACTCGGGCGACATGCAGCACATGGTGCGCATGATGACTCTGGCCCTTCAGGCCGGCGGGTTCGCCCTGCTGGAGATACTCCAGCCCTGCGTGACCTACAACAAGGTCAACACCCTAAAGTGGTACCGCGAGAAAGCCTACGACCTGGAGACCGCCGACCCGTCCTACGATCCCACGGACCGCGAGGCGGCTTTCCGCAAATCGCTGGAATGGGAGGACCGTTTCCCGATCGGGGTGCTCTACCGTGGAACACGTCCCGCGGTGGTCCCCGGCAAAGATGAACCCCTGGCTCTGCAGACGGTCCCGCAGCGGGATATCACTCCGCTTCTTGATGAGTTCCGCTGA
- a CDS encoding SUMF1/EgtB/PvdO family nonheme iron enzyme gives MNLFERPVSSGHLRRSAGSVAGLFLLLALLSAGCNSDLAILPEESEYSAAGLKLSTYVISFAPTFIGQASTQTVQVQYGDTVQAKVHLVLSDTSVFRVSPDSLSLNRTTKTGSLTVTFTPTGIDSVCHTNLYLITTGWADTFHVAIDTVGIDSVRVAGAGQNFYLDLEMVFIPGGTFIMGSDSSAVDSIFYDNRDEIPAHEVHLSSFLIGRYEVTNMQYYEFWREEGDSRTPKDTSGIGAWPGVALSKPNFPVIGVSWEDAVAFCRWLSLRTGAHYTLPTEAQWEYVARGGGAREYPWSILEDEPVDSTELAIPLSMRANVKHGGDGYTFTAPVEAFPAGASAFGPLNMAGNAAEWCLDWYNPNYYATEQTWQDPQGSTDLENQFYRVVRGGSYLTEIDQTRTANRSAVAPDNREIDIGFRLVRLP, from the coding sequence ATGAATCTATTTGAACGGCCTGTATCGAGCGGGCATCTCAGGCGGTCGGCCGGATCGGTCGCAGGACTGTTCCTGCTGCTGGCGCTGCTGAGCGCCGGCTGCAACAGCGACCTGGCGATCCTGCCCGAGGAGAGCGAGTACAGCGCGGCCGGTCTGAAGCTTTCCACCTATGTGATAAGCTTCGCCCCAACCTTCATCGGCCAGGCCAGCACCCAGACAGTCCAGGTCCAGTACGGCGACACGGTCCAGGCCAAAGTCCACCTGGTCCTGAGCGACACCAGCGTCTTCCGTGTCAGCCCGGACAGCCTCAGCCTCAACAGGACCACCAAGACCGGCAGCCTCACGGTCACGTTCACCCCCACCGGCATAGATTCGGTCTGCCACACCAACCTCTATCTGATCACCACCGGCTGGGCCGACACTTTCCACGTGGCAATCGACACCGTGGGCATCGATTCGGTGCGCGTGGCCGGCGCCGGGCAGAATTTCTACCTCGACCTGGAGATGGTGTTCATCCCGGGCGGCACTTTCATTATGGGCTCCGACTCCTCGGCTGTGGATTCGATCTTCTACGACAACCGGGATGAGATTCCGGCCCACGAGGTGCACCTGTCCTCGTTCCTGATCGGTCGCTACGAGGTGACCAACATGCAGTACTACGAGTTCTGGCGCGAGGAGGGGGATTCCCGCACGCCCAAGGACACGAGCGGTATCGGCGCCTGGCCGGGTGTGGCCCTGTCCAAGCCGAATTTCCCGGTGATCGGGGTGAGCTGGGAGGATGCGGTGGCGTTCTGCCGTTGGCTGAGCCTGCGCACGGGCGCGCATTACACCCTGCCCACCGAGGCGCAGTGGGAGTACGTGGCCCGGGGCGGTGGCGCGCGCGAGTACCCCTGGTCGATTCTGGAGGACGAGCCGGTGGACAGCACCGAGCTGGCGATCCCGCTCTCCATGCGGGCGAATGTGAAGCACGGGGGTGACGGCTACACGTTCACCGCACCGGTGGAGGCGTTCCCGGCCGGGGCCAGTGCGTTCGGCCCGCTGAACATGGCCGGCAACGCCGCGGAATGGTGCCTGGACTGGTACAACCCGAATTACTACGCCACAGAGCAGACTTGGCAGGACCCTCAGGGCTCGACCGATCTGGAGAACCAGTTCTACCGAGTGGTGCGCGGTGGCAGCTATTTGACCGAGATCGATCAGACCCGCACCGCCAACCGCAGCGCCGTGGCCCCGGACAACCGCGAGATCGATATCGGCTTCCGGCTGGTCCGTTTGCCTTGA
- a CDS encoding T9SS type A sorting domain-containing protein — MLGLTAGPGGLRAQSASPGYVPVALDPAGGQLRPAVIVDHQDRLLVSWFDSTAGLSRILLQGFDRQGGRLGPTVEGSIYPTTRKSHHDLAVDFNGQAVLAWADGIWPVSFIYFRRFDTNGGAVEQNPRPDAVARRIRGLNPSVGIDSSGIVYLVWQDQGTEGQDVYGARFLAADSLGYGAQDTLTHQWVGTHRLNDTPAGDQLDPVIAADRKGNTVAAWRDMQPDSVGIRVIAYDRLGHEMLQRLMLPEDSSQVTALSPPAVSASSFSSTYSWFVVSWVEVSGSGVPQLKLYSIRLQINRSPTRITEDSIPAVVDAGLELSLTKPALSGNENGDVALVWVRNQDGGGSAAWSFVCNVNEGVEGGRQGQITPQNMKALQPVDAIRQDGTFVSVWGDDAHDVSDLWMQNFSAGGLITDPMHISPSGGEGELAGAAALVGHPDLSYSLFWERQSVEEGAQIQQLTFSADDRPSGAVQPLQPETAVQRHPTVARAVSGQYAVGWQESGASGYRVRASLFGADGALKQAGLTLEQSAQNFLDGVSLSLGPDGVLSAAWERWTPLAGIPELVLAHWDSLGNRIGSVRSVASAAHGGGRYASLATSPAGNQMIVWREGAVSGTNARIRAQVFNSGGTPRGSELAVSEVQADYLGASGKPQVVASPLTGRFFVVWQEFFSDAQHLYYRLYSERGDSLELPQELGYRGVFGSLSTSGGVVGQTNPAVAVDSHGDHLVLWVEKEMGGETRLLGCKIDSTGAPRGSVFQVPGVRLAALPCLSILGTDRVVLAWNDTTGAATRLLAQSLQITFFALSGKLDLASDMSGSTSPAVVHIAGNVVDSVKVDTQGNFAFSTLTAGSYSLRVTREGRELSLSRSGFELAGSTGGTVDLGRVTVLGGGTGPELPRVATPVLNQNSPNPFNPSTTITFDLPEGAALQKVALRVYDLRGATVRVLVDEQLGGGRHSVQWDGRDAQGRQVASGVYFYRLEAGGRSAVRKMILLK; from the coding sequence TTGCTTGGGCTGACGGCCGGGCCGGGTGGCCTGCGGGCGCAGAGCGCCAGTCCCGGTTATGTCCCGGTGGCCCTCGATCCGGCGGGTGGCCAGTTGCGGCCCGCGGTGATCGTGGACCATCAGGACCGTCTGCTGGTCTCCTGGTTCGACAGCACGGCGGGCCTGTCCCGGATTTTGCTCCAGGGCTTCGACCGTCAAGGCGGACGCCTGGGGCCGACCGTGGAGGGCAGTATCTACCCGACCACCCGCAAGAGCCACCACGACCTGGCCGTGGATTTCAACGGGCAGGCGGTGCTGGCCTGGGCGGATGGTATCTGGCCTGTCAGCTTCATCTATTTCCGGCGGTTCGACACCAACGGCGGGGCTGTGGAGCAGAACCCCCGTCCCGATGCCGTGGCGCGCCGGATACGCGGGCTGAACCCCTCGGTCGGCATCGATTCCAGCGGCATAGTCTACCTGGTCTGGCAGGACCAGGGCACCGAGGGCCAGGATGTCTACGGCGCGCGGTTCCTGGCCGCGGACAGCCTGGGCTACGGCGCCCAGGACACGCTGACCCACCAGTGGGTCGGCACCCACCGCCTGAACGACACCCCGGCCGGCGACCAGCTCGACCCGGTCATCGCCGCCGACCGCAAGGGCAACACTGTCGCCGCCTGGCGCGATATGCAGCCGGACAGTGTCGGCATCCGCGTCATCGCCTACGACCGCCTGGGGCACGAGATGCTCCAGCGCCTGATGCTGCCCGAGGATTCGAGCCAGGTGACCGCGCTCTCTCCGCCCGCGGTGTCCGCCTCCTCTTTCAGTTCCACCTACAGCTGGTTCGTGGTGAGCTGGGTCGAGGTGAGCGGCAGCGGTGTGCCGCAGCTCAAGCTCTACTCGATCCGCCTGCAGATAAACCGTTCCCCGACCCGGATCACGGAGGACTCGATTCCAGCGGTGGTGGATGCCGGCCTGGAGCTGTCCCTGACCAAGCCCGCCCTGTCGGGCAACGAGAACGGGGATGTGGCCCTGGTCTGGGTGCGCAACCAGGACGGTGGTGGCAGCGCGGCCTGGTCTTTCGTCTGTAACGTCAACGAGGGCGTCGAGGGCGGCCGCCAGGGACAGATAACCCCGCAGAACATGAAAGCGCTCCAACCGGTCGACGCGATCCGTCAGGACGGCACTTTCGTGTCGGTCTGGGGTGATGACGCCCACGACGTGTCCGACCTGTGGATGCAGAATTTCAGCGCCGGCGGACTGATCACAGACCCGATGCACATATCCCCTTCCGGGGGCGAGGGCGAGCTGGCCGGGGCCGCTGCCCTGGTCGGGCACCCCGACCTGAGCTACAGCCTGTTCTGGGAGCGCCAGAGCGTGGAGGAGGGGGCCCAGATACAGCAGTTGACTTTCTCTGCGGATGACCGTCCCTCCGGGGCCGTGCAGCCGCTCCAGCCGGAGACGGCCGTGCAGCGCCATCCCACTGTGGCCCGGGCTGTGAGCGGACAGTACGCGGTGGGCTGGCAGGAGAGCGGCGCCTCGGGCTACCGGGTGCGCGCCTCGCTGTTCGGGGCGGACGGTGCGCTGAAACAGGCCGGCCTGACTCTGGAACAGTCGGCCCAGAATTTCCTGGACGGGGTGAGCCTGTCGCTCGGGCCGGACGGAGTGCTGAGCGCGGCCTGGGAGCGCTGGACCCCGCTGGCCGGGATCCCCGAACTGGTCCTGGCGCACTGGGACAGCCTGGGCAACCGGATCGGCTCGGTGCGCAGCGTGGCCAGCGCGGCCCACGGCGGCGGACGGTACGCGTCACTGGCCACAAGCCCGGCCGGCAACCAGATGATTGTCTGGCGCGAGGGCGCGGTCTCGGGGACCAACGCGCGCATCCGTGCCCAGGTGTTCAATTCCGGCGGCACGCCGCGCGGTTCCGAGCTGGCGGTCAGCGAGGTCCAGGCCGATTACCTGGGCGCCAGCGGAAAGCCGCAGGTGGTGGCCTCGCCGCTCACCGGACGGTTCTTCGTGGTCTGGCAGGAGTTCTTCTCCGACGCCCAGCACCTTTACTACCGCCTGTACTCCGAGCGCGGCGACAGCCTGGAGCTGCCGCAGGAGCTGGGCTACCGCGGCGTTTTCGGCAGCCTGTCCACCTCGGGCGGCGTGGTGGGGCAGACCAATCCGGCCGTGGCCGTGGACAGCCACGGCGACCATCTCGTCCTTTGGGTGGAGAAAGAGATGGGCGGCGAGACCCGCCTGTTAGGCTGCAAGATCGATTCGACTGGCGCGCCGCGCGGCAGTGTTTTCCAGGTGCCCGGAGTGCGCCTGGCCGCCCTGCCCTGCCTGAGCATCCTGGGCACGGACCGGGTGGTCCTGGCCTGGAACGACACCACCGGCGCAGCCACGCGCCTTCTGGCGCAGTCTCTTCAGATCACGTTTTTCGCCCTGAGCGGCAAGCTCGACCTGGCCTCGGACATGTCCGGTTCCACGAGTCCGGCTGTCGTTCATATCGCGGGCAACGTGGTGGATTCGGTGAAAGTCGACACGCAGGGCAATTTCGCTTTCAGCACCCTGACCGCGGGCAGCTACAGCCTGCGGGTCACGCGGGAGGGCCGCGAGCTGAGCCTGAGCCGCAGCGGCTTCGAGTTAGCCGGAAGCACGGGCGGCACGGTCGACCTGGGCCGGGTGACTGTCCTGGGCGGCGGCACCGGCCCCGAACTGCCCCGGGTGGCAACTCCGGTGCTGAACCAGAACTCGCCCAACCCGTTCAACCCCTCGACCACGATCACTTTCGACCTGCCGGAGGGCGCGGCGCTGCAGAAAGTGGCGCTGCGGGTCTACGACCTGCGCGGCGCGACGGTGCGGGTGCTGGTGGATGAGCAGTTGGGCGGCGGGCGGCACTCGGTGCAGTGGGACGGGCGGGACGCACAGGGACGGCAGGTGGCCTCGGGCGTGTATTTCTACCGCCTGGAGGCCGGCGGCCGCAGCGCGGTGCGCAAGATGATCCTGCTTAAATAG
- a CDS encoding DUF3795 domain-containing protein encodes MKSPRAKRVVEAAGPELIARCGMNCRLCHAYVRDKNTCPGCRSGGYFIFKSVVRCRILNCGRIPEDRADYCFNCDSFPCTRLKQLDKRYRTKYGMSMLENLENIRLNGVESFVEKENQRWECPGCGEILSVHKPQCLSCGRGWH; translated from the coding sequence ATGAAATCTCCGAGGGCGAAGCGGGTTGTCGAGGCGGCGGGCCCGGAGCTGATCGCGCGCTGCGGGATGAACTGCCGTCTCTGCCACGCCTATGTCAGAGACAAGAACACCTGTCCGGGTTGCCGCAGCGGGGGGTATTTCATCTTCAAATCCGTTGTCAGGTGCCGGATATTGAACTGCGGCAGGATACCGGAAGACAGGGCCGACTACTGTTTCAACTGCGACAGTTTTCCCTGCACCCGTCTGAAACAGCTTGACAAGCGCTACCGGACAAAATACGGGATGAGCATGCTGGAAAATCTGGAAAACATCCGGCTGAACGGAGTCGAAAGTTTCGTCGAAAAGGAAAACCAGCGCTGGGAATGTCCGGGGTGTGGGGAAATCCTCAGCGTTCACAAGCCGCAGTGTCTTTCCTGCGGCCGCGGTTGGCATTAA